The Gemella haemolysans ATCC 10379 genome contains the following window.
TTATTAAATAGAGAACAGGCTTCTAAATTCTTAGGAATTGACCCTAAATCTTTTGATAAATATATTAGAAATAATAATGACTGTAAATGTTTTATGATTGGAAAACAACAAAGATTTCTAAAAAAACATTTAGTAGAATTCATAGAAAAACATAGTATTTAATTATAAAGCTCTTGATAAAATAGTTATTTCTGGTTATTATATAAATAGTGACTAGTCTATTTTATCAAGAGTATTTAGAATGAAAGGATTTGATAAAATGGCAAATATTACAAAAAGGGGTACTTCTTATAGAGCTACAGTATCCATATATAAAAATAGTGAAAATCAACGAATAACTAAGACCTTTAAAACACGAAAAGAAGCGAAACAATGGGCTTTAGAAATGGAGTTATACAAAGGCAAAGGAAAAAATATCGCAGAACAAACCACGCTTTACAC
Protein-coding sequences here:
- a CDS encoding helix-turn-helix domain-containing protein is translated as MVNKIKDFPFLLNREQASKFLGIDPKSFDKYIRNNNDCKCFMIGKQQRFLKKHLVEFIEKHSI